The following are encoded together in the Deltaproteobacteria bacterium genome:
- a CDS encoding ABC transporter permease, translated as MIKGKPGFLAGVLTLLAFVLLWQLVSLLFLAAFLPGPQELVLRLITVYSDPTSYTVVWDTLRRIILGLGFSMVIGGIAGLIMGLHRHVEAFLDGWIMVLLTFPAICWAFLGVLWFGLSDVAPVFTTVLIVFPFVALNVWEGTKAIDKEVIDMAKVYKANRHLIIRKVVVPQLMPYIFSSLRIGLSLSWKIVLVGEAFAVGSGVGQMLVFHFQDTRVDMMLAWGVSFMVFMVLVDVLVLRSWERRAFRWRHQVAT; from the coding sequence ACGTTGCTGGCTTTCGTCCTGCTGTGGCAGTTGGTGTCGCTGCTGTTCCTGGCGGCCTTCCTGCCGGGACCGCAGGAGCTCGTGCTGCGGCTCATCACGGTCTATTCGGATCCCACCAGCTACACCGTGGTATGGGATACGCTTCGCCGGATCATTCTGGGACTCGGCTTCTCCATGGTCATCGGCGGCATCGCCGGGCTCATCATGGGGCTCCACCGGCACGTGGAGGCGTTCCTGGACGGCTGGATCATGGTGCTGCTCACGTTCCCGGCCATCTGCTGGGCGTTTCTGGGTGTGTTGTGGTTCGGACTGTCGGATGTCGCACCGGTCTTCACTACCGTGCTCATCGTTTTTCCGTTCGTGGCGCTCAATGTATGGGAAGGAACCAAGGCCATCGACAAGGAAGTCATCGACATGGCCAAGGTGTACAAGGCGAACCGTCATCTGATCATCCGCAAGGTGGTTGTTCCGCAACTCATGCCCTATATCTTTTCGTCCCTGCGCATCGGGCTCTCGCTTTCCTGGAAGATCGTGCTGGTGGGAGAGGCCTTCGCCGTGGGCAGCGGAGTCGGGCAGATGCTGGTGTTCCACTTCCAGGACACTCGTGTGGACATGATGCTGGCCTGGGGGGTGAGCTTCATGGTGTTCATGGTCCTGGTGGATGTGCTGGTATTACGGTCCTGGGAGCGCCGCGCCTTCCGGTGGCGGCATCAGGTGGCCACGTAA